Proteins from a single region of Chitinophagales bacterium:
- a CDS encoding 1-acyl-sn-glycerol-3-phosphate acyltransferase codes for MNGIKPFVNAAKIFYEQYFRVDAYGLENIPKEGRCLIIGNHSGQLPIDAMLLGYALVTNEQAPRAPKGMFERFVPQVPFFGTLFSQWGGALGDPENCMKMLNNDEAVIIFPEGARGISKPYSRKYQLQNFGNGYIAMALKSK; via the coding sequence TTGAATGGCATTAAACCTTTTGTAAATGCTGCTAAAATTTTTTACGAGCAATATTTTAGAGTAGATGCTTATGGTTTAGAAAATATTCCAAAAGAAGGTAGGTGTTTAATTATTGGCAATCATAGTGGGCAGTTACCTATTGATGCGATGTTATTAGGATATGCTTTAGTGACCAATGAACAAGCACCAAGAGCTCCAAAAGGTATGTTTGAAAGATTTGTACCACAAGTGCCATTTTTTGGTACACTTTTTAGTCAATGGGGCGGTGCATTAGGCGATCCTGAAAACTGTATGAAGATGTTGAATAATGATGAAGCAGTTATTATTTTTCCAGAAGGAGCAAGAGGTATTTCAAAACCGTATAGTAGAAAATATCAATTACAAAATTTTGGCAATGGATATATTGCAATGGCATTAAAAAGTAAA